One part of the Rhodococcus oxybenzonivorans genome encodes these proteins:
- a CDS encoding cytochrome P450, whose protein sequence is MTTNTTWIESITMEELDRDPNPIYDRLRREAPVAFVSAVGMYVVASRDLCLQIAQDSDTWSTVIAPSGGRTFGEGTVLASNGEQHKKLREWIDPQLRPSAVDSYVEALVRPQARSLLEGIEDLGAADIQEAYFAPISVRSVGDLMGLTEIPSETLVHWFQTLAQSYGNAEVDENGDFASPGPFEAGDRVKAEIVAAVDPMLDHWTEHPDHTLISHWLHDGMPDGQVRDRSEIYPNIYVFLLGALQEPGHVMTTTLAGLFQHPDQLERVVDDPTLIPRAVNEGARWVAPIWSAAVKVAGRDVTVGGIDLPAGTPVMLAYGSANRDESVWGNAEAYEIDRPIMPHLAFGAGNHACAGTYLGTAIVRIALEELFETIPNIEPDPDRSPQFWGWTFRGPQGLHVTWEV, encoded by the coding sequence ATGACCACCAACACCACGTGGATCGAATCGATCACCATGGAGGAACTCGATCGTGATCCGAATCCGATCTACGACCGGCTCCGGCGGGAGGCCCCCGTGGCGTTCGTTTCGGCGGTGGGAATGTATGTCGTGGCATCGCGCGACCTCTGCCTGCAGATCGCGCAGGATTCGGACACCTGGTCCACGGTGATCGCCCCGTCGGGAGGACGAACCTTCGGAGAGGGTACCGTACTCGCCTCCAATGGTGAGCAGCACAAGAAGCTTCGCGAATGGATCGATCCCCAACTACGGCCCAGCGCCGTGGACTCCTATGTCGAAGCGCTGGTCCGGCCGCAGGCGCGTAGCCTCCTCGAGGGTATCGAGGATCTGGGTGCCGCAGACATCCAGGAGGCCTACTTCGCGCCGATCAGTGTGCGTTCGGTCGGCGACCTGATGGGTCTCACCGAAATCCCTTCGGAGACCTTGGTGCACTGGTTCCAGACGCTGGCGCAGTCGTACGGGAACGCGGAAGTCGACGAGAACGGAGACTTCGCCAGCCCAGGGCCGTTCGAGGCCGGTGACCGGGTCAAGGCCGAGATCGTCGCCGCTGTCGACCCGATGCTCGATCACTGGACCGAACATCCCGACCACACCCTGATCTCGCACTGGCTGCACGACGGGATGCCCGACGGTCAGGTCCGCGACCGGTCCGAGATCTATCCGAACATCTACGTGTTCCTGCTCGGCGCCCTTCAGGAGCCCGGACACGTCATGACGACCACCCTCGCAGGGCTATTTCAGCATCCCGACCAGCTCGAACGCGTCGTCGACGACCCCACACTCATTCCGCGCGCCGTCAACGAGGGCGCACGCTGGGTGGCGCCGATCTGGAGTGCGGCGGTGAAGGTCGCGGGCCGCGATGTCACCGTCGGCGGCATCGACCTGCCGGCGGGAACACCGGTCATGCTGGCGTACGGTTCGGCCAATCGCGACGAGTCCGTCTGGGGAAACGCGGAGGCTTACGAGATCGACCGACCGATCATGCCGCATCTGGCGTTCGGTGCGGGAAATCATGCCTGCGCCGGAACGTATCTCGGTACCGCGATCGTGCGGATCGCACTCGAGGAACTGTTCGAGACGATCCCGAACATCGAGCCCGATCCCGACCGCTCCCCGCAGTTCTGGGGATGGACATTCCGCGGGCCGCAGGGCCTGCACGTCACCTGGGAGGTCTGA
- a CDS encoding AraC family transcriptional regulator has product MTDSAQKDDSACTDNNAEMVLSTRELESTEGRMRWADTLDSTYCEMDVDWPDKHARFAAELSVRPFGDLTVSVVHADPHTVVRTPEMIRSDPNDDYLLCLITRGTATLQQHSRTAVLEQGAFGILDSAAPFVVDGKTEFKQVVLRAPRQLLISRLPAEAMDQVTGLGMSGQNGLSGLVSRFLVDIATTDDRLSVGSSASVAVSAVEMLSSVLTEQARPLTATMRVHHDDLRTVQQTMARYLHDPDHSTAEIGAELGMSLRYIHKLFSIAGTTPRTWLYQLRLDRARGQLLGTESTVAEISDRVGFRDVSHFSRAFRKRFGASPAHFREQHGRNGGAAGA; this is encoded by the coding sequence ATGACCGACAGTGCTCAGAAGGATGACTCCGCCTGCACCGACAACAACGCCGAGATGGTGCTGAGTACGCGCGAGCTGGAGTCGACCGAAGGACGCATGCGCTGGGCGGACACCCTCGACTCCACCTACTGCGAGATGGACGTCGACTGGCCCGACAAACACGCCCGGTTTGCTGCAGAACTGTCGGTGCGCCCGTTCGGGGACCTGACCGTGAGTGTGGTGCACGCCGATCCGCACACGGTGGTGCGCACGCCGGAGATGATTCGGTCCGACCCCAACGATGACTATCTTTTATGTCTGATCACCCGGGGAACGGCCACTCTTCAGCAGCACTCACGGACCGCGGTTCTCGAGCAGGGGGCGTTCGGCATCCTCGACTCGGCGGCACCGTTCGTCGTGGACGGGAAGACCGAATTCAAGCAGGTCGTGCTGCGCGCGCCCCGCCAACTTCTGATCTCCCGGCTGCCCGCGGAGGCCATGGACCAGGTCACCGGCCTGGGGATGTCCGGACAGAACGGGCTGAGCGGTCTCGTCTCGCGCTTTCTCGTCGACATCGCGACCACCGATGACCGGTTGTCGGTGGGGTCGTCAGCATCGGTCGCCGTGTCCGCCGTCGAGATGCTCTCATCCGTCCTCACCGAGCAGGCACGTCCGCTGACCGCGACGATGCGGGTCCACCACGATGATCTCCGGACGGTGCAGCAGACCATGGCGCGGTACCTGCACGACCCCGACCATTCGACGGCGGAGATCGGTGCCGAACTGGGAATGTCGTTGCGTTACATCCACAAACTGTTCAGCATCGCAGGCACCACCCCGCGCACGTGGCTGTACCAGTTGCGCCTGGACCGCGCCCGGGGGCAGCTTCTCGGCACCGAGTCGACGGTCGCCGAGATCAGCGACCGGGTCGGTTTCCGCGACGTCTCACACTTCAGCCGCGCTTTCCGTAAGCGGTTCGGCGCCAGCCCAGCGCATTTTCGTGAGCAGCACGGCAGGAACGGCGGCGCGGCCGGAGCGTGA
- a CDS encoding IclR family transcriptional regulator, which translates to MAALQTVQKIGPVLDLFTAAQPEWGVSEVAAAIDVPRSSAHALLSSLVDTGLLQCRTRGRYRIGWRVIELGETLRGTVDVRSCASPVIEDLVDRYGETSHLAVMERWHVLYVDKVVGTHNITVQGARVGTRLEAHCTAVGKVLLASLGENELRRYLAGRQLRRHTPSTITNARALLDALSVARSAGHAYDLGEAVSEVHCVAAPVRDDMGSVVAAVSMSVPVSRFVTRRVEFTRAVMAAAREVSHAVGNTTHATPATTREVPEPHRPALAS; encoded by the coding sequence TTGGCGGCACTGCAGACAGTCCAAAAGATCGGGCCGGTGTTGGATCTCTTCACCGCGGCGCAGCCGGAATGGGGAGTCTCCGAGGTCGCCGCTGCCATCGACGTCCCCCGATCGAGTGCGCACGCCTTGCTGTCGAGTCTGGTCGACACCGGACTGCTCCAGTGCCGCACCCGAGGTCGCTACCGGATCGGGTGGCGGGTGATCGAACTCGGCGAAACTCTGCGGGGCACTGTCGACGTGCGATCCTGCGCGTCGCCGGTCATCGAGGACCTCGTCGATCGGTACGGCGAAACCAGCCACCTCGCGGTGATGGAGCGGTGGCACGTGTTGTACGTCGACAAGGTGGTCGGTACGCACAACATCACCGTGCAGGGTGCACGGGTCGGTACCCGTCTCGAAGCACATTGCACAGCGGTGGGGAAGGTACTCCTGGCCAGTCTGGGGGAGAACGAACTGCGCCGTTACCTGGCCGGTCGCCAGTTGCGCAGGCACACGCCGTCGACGATCACCAATGCCAGGGCACTGCTCGACGCGTTGTCGGTGGCGCGGTCTGCCGGCCACGCCTACGACCTCGGTGAAGCCGTCTCGGAGGTTCACTGCGTGGCCGCGCCGGTGCGCGACGACATGGGTTCGGTGGTGGCCGCGGTGAGCATGAGCGTCCCGGTCAGCCGTTTCGTAACCCGTCGCGTCGAGTTCACCCGCGCTGTCATGGCAGCGGCTCGCGAGGTGTCCCACGCGGTCGGCAACACGACCCACGCCACACCCGCCACGACCAGGGAGGTTCCCGAACCGCACCGGCCGGCCCTGGCCTCCTGA
- a CDS encoding DUF3068 domain-containing protein, producing the protein MLVRRSSKIPVALGVAFIAFAALLRLVLVPSLSKLPGDLDVDPV; encoded by the coding sequence ATGCTTGTCAGACGATCTTCGAAAATTCCTGTCGCACTGGGAGTAGCGTTCATTGCTTTCGCTGCCCTGCTACGGTTGGTGCTGGTGCCCTCACTGTCGAAACTGCCCGGTGACCTCGACGTCGATCCGGTGTAG
- a CDS encoding VOC family protein, with product MSDPRFEISHLARAELLSPKPQETVDFFTKFLGMYITHTEGQSVYLRGYEDPYQWSLKVTESTQSGLGHAAMRTSSPEALERRAASLKDANVDGAWRESDFGYGKTFTYQSPDGHNLELLWEVEKYQAPPELQSKILTRPSKKPLQGIPVKRIDHLNLLASDVTAVKNSFERHLGFRTTERVVDGNTEIGAWMSSNILGHEVACLRDAQGERGKMHHLAFYYGTGQHNIDAVEMFRDYDIRIEAGPDKHGITQAQFLYVFEPGGNRIELFGEVGYLHLDPDGDTKTWQMSDIDTGLAIGGAKLPWETYFTYGTPSPLSLDQHIEKYAHFGPGDPDPDAAAAEQAVPDEIDQSRAVAGAPAS from the coding sequence ATGAGCGACCCTCGGTTCGAGATTTCCCATCTCGCCCGCGCCGAACTGCTGAGCCCCAAGCCGCAGGAGACGGTGGACTTCTTCACCAAGTTCCTCGGCATGTACATCACCCACACCGAGGGGCAGTCGGTCTACCTGCGCGGGTATGAAGACCCGTACCAGTGGAGCCTAAAGGTCACCGAATCAACCCAGTCCGGACTCGGCCACGCGGCGATGCGCACCAGTTCCCCGGAGGCGCTCGAACGCCGGGCGGCATCGCTCAAAGATGCCAACGTCGACGGAGCATGGCGCGAGAGCGACTTCGGATACGGAAAAACCTTTACCTACCAGTCCCCGGACGGGCACAACCTCGAACTGCTGTGGGAGGTAGAGAAGTACCAGGCTCCGCCGGAGTTGCAGTCCAAGATCCTCACCCGCCCCTCGAAGAAGCCACTGCAGGGCATCCCGGTCAAGCGCATCGATCACCTGAACCTGCTCGCCAGCGATGTCACCGCGGTGAAGAACTCGTTCGAGCGGCACCTCGGTTTCCGCACCACCGAACGCGTCGTCGACGGCAATACCGAGATCGGTGCGTGGATGAGTTCCAACATCCTCGGCCACGAGGTCGCGTGCCTGCGCGACGCGCAGGGTGAGCGGGGCAAGATGCATCACCTCGCGTTCTACTACGGCACCGGCCAGCACAACATCGATGCCGTGGAAATGTTCCGCGACTACGACATTCGGATCGAAGCCGGCCCCGACAAGCACGGCATCACCCAGGCCCAGTTCCTCTACGTGTTCGAACCCGGGGGCAACCGCATCGAGCTCTTCGGCGAGGTCGGGTATCTGCACCTCGATCCCGATGGTGACACCAAGACTTGGCAGATGTCGGACATCGACACCGGCCTGGCGATCGGCGGGGCGAAGCTGCCGTGGGAAACCTACTTCACCTACGGCACTCCGAGCCCGCTCTCACTCGACCAGCACATCGAGAAGTACGCGCACTTCGGTCCCGGCGACCCCGACCCCGATGCGGCGGCAGCTGAGCAGGCGGTCCCGGACGAGATCGACCAGTCCCGCGCCGTCGCCGGCGCCCCGGCGTCCTGA
- a CDS encoding cytochrome P450 has product MTSTQSFIDEITIEELETDPYPFYERLRKEAPVAFVPALGMYIVSTKELCADIAKDAENWPAVISAAGGRTFGPGALLNTNGDEHRKLRDMVEPHLQPSAVDKYIDNLVRPFARQRLAEIENDGNADIVAAYCEPVSVRALGDLLGLDDVSTDKLREWFHKLSVSFTNAAVDENGEFANPDGFIPGDEAKAEIIAHVDPKIDKWIKNPDHTAISHWLHDGMPEGQTRSRDVIYPNLYVFLLGAMQEPGHAMATTLAGLFTKPEQLERVVDDPALIPRAVSEGMRWVAPIWSAVVKRAAHEVEVGGVTLPEGSIVMLSYGSANQDENAYNAPTEFDIDRALLPNMTFGGGKHACAGTYFANSVIRIGLEELLEAIPNLERDEAHEVDFWGWGFRGPKQLFVKWEV; this is encoded by the coding sequence ATGACTTCCACCCAGAGTTTTATCGACGAGATCACGATCGAAGAGCTCGAGACCGACCCCTATCCGTTCTACGAGCGTCTGAGGAAAGAGGCTCCAGTAGCCTTCGTCCCGGCGCTGGGCATGTACATCGTGTCGACGAAGGAACTGTGCGCCGACATCGCCAAGGACGCCGAGAACTGGCCGGCCGTCATCTCTGCGGCCGGAGGCCGCACCTTCGGGCCCGGCGCACTGCTCAACACGAACGGCGACGAACACCGCAAGCTGCGGGACATGGTCGAACCGCACCTGCAGCCCTCAGCGGTCGACAAGTACATCGACAATCTGGTGCGCCCCTTCGCACGTCAGCGACTCGCCGAGATCGAGAACGATGGAAACGCCGACATCGTGGCTGCGTACTGTGAGCCGGTCAGCGTTCGTGCTCTCGGCGATCTGCTCGGACTCGATGACGTCAGCACCGACAAGCTTCGCGAATGGTTCCACAAGCTGAGCGTGTCCTTCACCAACGCCGCGGTCGACGAGAACGGCGAATTCGCCAACCCGGACGGGTTCATCCCCGGCGACGAGGCCAAGGCCGAGATCATCGCCCACGTCGATCCCAAGATCGACAAGTGGATCAAGAACCCCGATCACACCGCGATCTCCCACTGGCTACACGACGGTATGCCCGAAGGGCAGACCCGCAGCCGCGATGTCATCTACCCCAACCTGTACGTCTTCCTCCTCGGAGCGATGCAGGAGCCGGGGCACGCGATGGCCACCACGCTGGCAGGACTGTTCACCAAGCCCGAACAGCTCGAACGGGTCGTCGACGACCCGGCGTTGATCCCCCGGGCGGTCTCGGAGGGCATGCGCTGGGTGGCGCCGATCTGGTCTGCCGTGGTCAAGCGTGCCGCGCACGAGGTCGAGGTCGGTGGCGTGACGCTGCCGGAGGGGTCGATCGTGATGCTCTCCTATGGCTCGGCCAACCAGGACGAGAACGCTTATAACGCCCCGACTGAATTCGATATCGATCGGGCCCTGCTTCCGAACATGACATTCGGTGGCGGAAAGCACGCCTGCGCGGGTACCTATTTCGCTAACTCGGTTATCCGGATCGGCCTGGAGGAACTGCTCGAGGCCATTCCGAACCTGGAACGCGACGAGGCTCACGAGGTCGATTTCTGGGGTTGGGGTTTCCGTGGCCCGAAGCAGTTGTTCGTCAAATGGGAAGTGTAA
- a CDS encoding NADH:ubiquinone reductase (Na(+)-transporting) subunit F has translation MANKYTVRIQGKNSDITVAEDQSILDAALRANEWLPHSCTQGTCGTCKLKVQCGEVRHNESPEYTLTTDERAEGLALGCMATPCSDLTVEPIGGAGDDGVPHFPLRDYEGTVTVLEDIAANTRRLVVEVDTPMLFNAGQYVELIVPGHNVGRQYSLANPPTETRNLEFHVKLTTGGLATDGWIFGPMQVGDRISLRGPLGQFNLVKQQDEAAILIGGGTGLAPLKSIVQHALAERLVPELYLYHGGRRQEDLYDVDFFRDLAQEHEHFHYRPALSEEQWDGAMGMVTDVVLDDFSSCKGMSAYLCGPPAMVEAAVKALKRRRMAPRLIFREEFTIAAPNLAAVVQ, from the coding sequence ATGGCAAATAAATACACGGTCCGTATCCAGGGTAAGAATTCGGACATCACCGTTGCCGAAGACCAATCCATCCTCGATGCGGCGCTGCGGGCGAACGAATGGCTTCCGCACTCGTGCACCCAGGGCACCTGCGGCACCTGCAAACTCAAGGTGCAGTGTGGGGAGGTGCGCCACAACGAATCCCCCGAGTACACCCTGACCACGGACGAGCGCGCCGAAGGTTTAGCTCTCGGCTGTATGGCGACCCCCTGCTCCGATCTGACGGTCGAACCGATCGGCGGAGCCGGGGACGACGGAGTTCCGCACTTCCCACTGCGTGATTACGAGGGCACGGTGACGGTACTCGAGGACATCGCTGCGAATACCCGTCGGCTCGTGGTCGAAGTGGATACGCCGATGCTGTTCAATGCCGGTCAGTACGTCGAGTTGATCGTCCCCGGGCACAACGTCGGCCGGCAGTACTCGCTGGCCAATCCGCCGACGGAGACGCGGAACCTGGAATTCCACGTCAAACTCACGACCGGGGGTCTGGCCACGGACGGGTGGATTTTCGGACCGATGCAGGTCGGTGACCGCATCTCTCTGCGTGGGCCGTTGGGCCAGTTCAACTTGGTCAAGCAGCAGGACGAGGCCGCGATCTTGATCGGCGGTGGCACCGGATTGGCGCCGTTGAAGTCGATCGTCCAGCATGCGTTGGCCGAGCGCCTGGTTCCGGAGTTGTATCTCTACCACGGTGGACGTCGCCAGGAGGATCTGTACGACGTCGACTTCTTCCGCGACCTCGCACAGGAGCATGAGCACTTTCACTACCGCCCCGCGCTGAGCGAGGAACAGTGGGACGGGGCCATGGGGATGGTGACCGATGTTGTGCTCGACGACTTCTCGTCGTGCAAGGGCATGAGCGCCTACCTGTGCGGACCGCCGGCAATGGTCGAGGCGGCGGTCAAGGCCCTCAAGCGACGTCGGATGGCGCCCCGACTGATCTTCCGTGAAGAGTTCACGATCGCCGCACCGAACCTGGCCGCCGTGGTGCAGTAG
- a CDS encoding AraC family transcriptional regulator yields MSEDPDRGNGTKTFLSDDIDEARAIGSDLYYPHEVRVLGDEHIFQMRMTAASFGPVTLGRLDYSTEVEIFTNELRDSYQVNIPMRGELVTGSGRARTVATPHCAAVYRCDQRTLLRGWASPYPTPVLALKIDRRALEDQLAARLGTEIVDPIVFGMDLDLDTVVGRQWLSLVEGLSHQLDSPEALALHPIVSTPMAECLMSGLLVAAEHDYRARLYEPKPALPGIVRLAVDYLEAHAQQPLTVARVAKNVGVSVRSLQVGFQNSLGTTPMRQLKIIRLQKARKDLLEADPANEGVTEIAQRWGFLHVGRFAGEYKETFGVSPSEDLRTVPFR; encoded by the coding sequence ATGAGCGAAGACCCGGATCGCGGAAACGGCACAAAGACGTTTCTTTCCGACGATATCGACGAGGCGCGGGCCATCGGCAGCGATCTCTACTATCCCCATGAGGTTCGCGTCCTCGGGGACGAGCATATTTTTCAGATGCGAATGACTGCCGCCTCGTTCGGTCCCGTCACGCTCGGCCGGCTGGACTATTCGACCGAGGTGGAAATCTTCACGAACGAGTTGCGCGACTCCTATCAGGTGAACATCCCGATGCGGGGGGAGCTGGTCACCGGGTCGGGTCGCGCCCGGACCGTGGCGACCCCCCACTGCGCCGCGGTCTACCGGTGCGACCAGCGGACCCTGCTGCGTGGGTGGGCCTCGCCCTATCCGACCCCGGTGCTGGCCCTGAAGATCGATCGCCGGGCGCTCGAGGATCAACTCGCGGCACGGTTGGGAACCGAGATCGTCGACCCGATCGTCTTCGGCATGGACCTCGATCTGGACACCGTCGTCGGCCGTCAATGGCTCTCACTGGTCGAGGGTCTGTCTCATCAACTCGATAGTCCCGAGGCGTTGGCGCTGCATCCCATCGTCTCGACGCCGATGGCGGAGTGCTTGATGAGCGGGCTTCTCGTCGCGGCTGAGCACGACTACAGGGCAAGGTTGTATGAGCCCAAGCCCGCCCTGCCGGGAATTGTCCGGCTCGCCGTCGACTACCTCGAGGCGCACGCGCAGCAGCCCCTGACGGTGGCTCGGGTCGCCAAGAACGTCGGGGTGAGTGTGCGGTCCCTGCAGGTGGGGTTCCAGAATTCGTTGGGTACGACGCCGATGCGGCAGCTGAAGATCATCCGCCTGCAGAAGGCGCGCAAAGACCTGCTCGAGGCGGACCCGGCGAATGAAGGTGTCACCGAGATCGCACAGCGGTGGGGGTTCCTGCATGTCGGCCGGTTCGCCGGGGAGTACAAGGAGACCTTCGGAGTGAGTCCGTCGGAGGACCTGCGCACGGTGCCGTTCCGGTAG
- a CDS encoding cytochrome P450: MTVDHAPEGVKSPTGCPVSGMAAGFDPFQGAYQVDPSSSLREARKEEPVFYSPLLDYWVVTRYEDIKQIFKTPSVFSPSITLDQITPISDEALQILGSYQFAPGPTIVNEDEPIHTERRRLLLQPFEAENVATLEPKIREVVNTYLDRVIKDGRADLIGDLLYEVPCIVALIFLGVPDEDIETCRHFGMQQTLFTWGHPTGDEQTRVATGMGKFWEFAGGLVDKLEADPNAKGWIPHAIEMQRQHPDLFDDNYLQNIMMSGVVAAHETTTNATGNAFRTLLENRSSWEEICADPTLIPKAIEECLRYSGSVVAWRRKAVVDTTVGGVDIPAGGRLLIVMASANRDDSMFPEPDDFDIHRGNARRHLTFGIGSHTCLGATLARLEMKVFLEEVSRRLPHMSLVAGQEFSYLPNTSFRGPEHVLVEWDPQQNPVPADRP, encoded by the coding sequence ATGACCGTCGATCACGCGCCGGAAGGCGTGAAAAGCCCGACCGGATGCCCCGTTTCAGGTATGGCGGCAGGCTTCGATCCGTTCCAGGGCGCCTACCAGGTCGATCCATCCTCGTCGCTGCGGGAAGCCCGCAAAGAAGAGCCGGTGTTCTACAGTCCACTGCTCGACTACTGGGTGGTCACGCGCTATGAGGACATCAAGCAGATCTTCAAGACACCATCGGTGTTCTCCCCGTCGATCACTCTCGACCAGATCACCCCGATCAGTGACGAGGCGCTGCAGATCCTCGGCAGCTATCAGTTCGCTCCCGGCCCGACCATCGTGAACGAGGACGAGCCGATCCACACCGAACGTCGCCGACTGCTGCTGCAGCCGTTCGAAGCCGAAAACGTCGCCACCCTCGAACCGAAGATCCGCGAGGTCGTCAACACCTACCTGGACCGGGTCATCAAGGATGGCCGGGCCGACCTGATCGGCGATCTCCTCTACGAAGTTCCCTGCATCGTCGCGCTCATCTTCCTCGGCGTGCCGGACGAGGACATCGAGACCTGCCGCCACTTCGGGATGCAGCAGACCCTGTTCACCTGGGGACACCCCACCGGAGACGAACAGACCCGGGTCGCAACCGGGATGGGGAAGTTCTGGGAATTCGCAGGCGGACTGGTCGACAAACTCGAGGCCGACCCGAACGCGAAGGGGTGGATCCCCCACGCAATCGAGATGCAAAGGCAGCACCCCGACCTCTTCGACGACAACTACCTGCAGAACATCATGATGAGTGGTGTGGTGGCCGCGCACGAAACCACCACCAACGCCACCGGTAACGCGTTCCGCACCCTGCTCGAGAACCGCAGCTCCTGGGAAGAGATCTGCGCCGACCCCACGCTGATCCCCAAGGCCATCGAAGAATGCCTCCGCTACAGCGGATCCGTCGTCGCCTGGCGCCGCAAGGCCGTGGTTGACACCACTGTCGGCGGAGTCGATATCCCGGCCGGCGGTCGACTGCTGATCGTCATGGCGTCGGCGAACCGCGACGACTCGATGTTCCCCGAGCCCGACGACTTCGACATCCATCGAGGAAACGCCCGACGCCACTTGACATTCGGCATCGGCAGCCACACGTGCCTGGGCGCGACGCTGGCGCGGTTGGAGATGAAGGTCTTCCTCGAAGAGGTCTCGCGGCGCCTGCCGCACATGTCACTCGTTGCTGGACAGGAATTCTCCTACCTTCCCAACACCTCGTTCCGGGGACCCGAGCACGTGTTGGTCGAGTGGGATCCCCAGCAGAATCCTGTGCCCGCCGACCGACCCTGA
- a CDS encoding EthD family reductase, which produces MYRVTIVYNQPADPAAFDEHYSSKHLPLVQQIPSVKRFAAGKCESLDGNPPSAYALAQLYFESKEEAGQAFASTAGRNAAADVANFASGGVTMLFSDEETVLP; this is translated from the coding sequence ATGTACCGCGTCACCATCGTCTACAACCAGCCCGCCGACCCGGCCGCCTTCGACGAGCACTACAGCTCCAAACATTTGCCTCTGGTGCAGCAGATCCCGAGCGTCAAGCGGTTCGCCGCAGGAAAGTGTGAATCTCTCGACGGCAATCCCCCCTCGGCGTACGCGCTCGCGCAGCTGTACTTCGAGAGCAAGGAAGAAGCCGGGCAGGCATTCGCCTCCACAGCGGGTCGGAACGCCGCCGCCGACGTCGCGAACTTCGCCTCCGGCGGAGTGACGATGCTGTTCAGCGACGAAGAGACCGTTCTGCCGTGA
- a CDS encoding 2Fe-2S iron-sulfur cluster-binding protein, translating into MPTVTYVHPDGTKHEVEVPTGKRVMQAAIGAGIDGIVAECGGQAMCATCHVYIESPWADKFPSISEEEDEMLDDTVSPRTEASRLSCQLVVSDDVDGLIVRLPEEQV; encoded by the coding sequence GTGCCTACCGTCACCTACGTTCACCCCGATGGAACCAAGCATGAGGTCGAGGTTCCTACCGGCAAAAGGGTCATGCAGGCCGCCATCGGCGCCGGAATCGACGGCATCGTCGCCGAATGCGGTGGCCAGGCCATGTGCGCGACATGTCACGTCTACATAGAAAGCCCCTGGGCGGACAAGTTTCCCTCGATCTCCGAGGAAGAAGACGAGATGCTCGACGACACCGTCAGCCCCCGCACCGAAGCCAGTCGCCTGTCCTGCCAGCTCGTGGTCAGCGACGACGTCGACGGTCTGATCGTCCGGCTTCCGGAGGAGCAGGTATGA